From Marivirga harenae, one genomic window encodes:
- a CDS encoding NUDIX hydrolase, translating into MSEFHYNPHISVDCVVFGFDDEKINILLIKRKQERENVYALPGDLVQRGEDLDVAANRVLFELTGMENLYLEQFKTFGSPDRLSDPVDVEWINSIREHPEARVITVGYNSLVKTDDFDYRPSSFAEEVLWHPIEKPQKLGFDHNEIANTGWAMLREKIKREPIIAFSLLPQKFTLRQLQTLYEAIVGQELDKRNFRKRMLRNKFLVPMNEKETGVSHKPAQYYYFDDLKYKEDFAKDQWFLF; encoded by the coding sequence ATGTCAGAATTCCATTACAATCCGCATATATCGGTCGACTGTGTCGTTTTTGGCTTTGATGATGAAAAGATCAATATTTTATTAATAAAGCGAAAGCAAGAAAGGGAAAATGTTTATGCATTACCAGGAGATTTAGTCCAAAGAGGGGAAGATTTAGATGTAGCTGCAAATAGAGTCCTTTTTGAACTCACTGGAATGGAAAATTTATATTTAGAGCAATTTAAGACTTTTGGATCTCCAGATAGACTCTCAGATCCGGTTGATGTGGAATGGATTAATTCGATCAGGGAACATCCCGAAGCGAGGGTTATAACTGTTGGTTATAACTCATTAGTTAAAACTGACGATTTCGATTACAGACCTTCTTCATTTGCTGAAGAGGTGCTTTGGCATCCGATTGAAAAACCGCAAAAACTAGGTTTTGACCATAATGAAATCGCCAATACAGGTTGGGCTATGTTAAGGGAGAAAATCAAAAGGGAGCCCATTATTGCATTTTCCCTGCTACCTCAGAAGTTTACTTTAAGGCAATTGCAGACCCTTTATGAAGCTATTGTTGGTCAAGAATTGGATAAAAGAAATTTCAGGAAACGGATGCTAAGAAATAAGTTTTTAGTCCCAATGAACGAAAAGGAAACTGGCGTTTCCCATAAACCAGCACAATACTATTATTTCGATGACCTCAAATACAAAGAAGATTTTGCTAAGGACCAATGGTTTTTATTTTAA
- the pfkA gene encoding 6-phosphofructokinase has protein sequence MNRIGVFTSGGDAPGMNAAIRAVVRAGIYYNKEIVGIYRGYEGMIEGDFEEMDVRSVANILQRGGTMLKSARSKEFRTPEGRKKAYDQLKKHNIDGLIGIGGDGSFTGMHHLYLEHGLPYICIPGTIDNDIPGTDYTIGYDTATNTAVEAIDKIRDTALSHNRLFFIEVMGRDSGYIAISSGIAGGAVSIIIPEEETSIDELVEKLNKGGKKKKTSSLVIVAEGGKSGSAMEIAEKVKEKSSYFDTKVTILGHLQRGGTPTYFDRVLASKMGVAAIEGLDQGKTDAMVGIRHHDIIFNKFDDIMNQPKDIHKDDLRIAKILSI, from the coding sequence ATGAATCGAATTGGTGTTTTTACTTCAGGTGGGGATGCCCCCGGCATGAATGCAGCTATTAGAGCTGTGGTGAGAGCAGGTATATATTACAATAAGGAGATTGTTGGGATATATCGGGGATATGAGGGCATGATTGAGGGTGATTTTGAAGAGATGGATGTGCGATCAGTAGCTAATATCTTGCAGAGAGGTGGCACAATGCTGAAATCTGCACGTTCCAAAGAATTCAGAACTCCTGAAGGTAGGAAAAAAGCGTACGATCAGCTTAAGAAACACAATATTGATGGATTGATAGGTATTGGTGGTGATGGTTCATTTACAGGAATGCATCATCTATATTTAGAGCATGGCCTTCCTTATATTTGTATCCCGGGTACGATTGATAATGATATTCCAGGAACAGACTATACAATAGGATATGATACAGCAACTAATACGGCAGTAGAGGCTATCGATAAAATAAGGGATACAGCATTGTCTCATAATCGTTTGTTTTTTATTGAGGTGATGGGTAGAGATTCAGGATATATTGCGATCAGCAGTGGGATTGCTGGTGGTGCTGTTTCCATTATAATTCCAGAAGAAGAAACATCAATTGACGAATTGGTGGAGAAATTGAATAAAGGGGGTAAGAAAAAGAAGACTTCTAGTTTAGTAATTGTGGCTGAGGGTGGAAAATCTGGTTCCGCAATGGAAATTGCAGAAAAGGTGAAAGAAAAATCTTCCTATTTTGACACAAAAGTTACTATATTAGGTCATCTGCAAAGAGGGGGGACTCCTACTTATTTTGACAGAGTATTGGCTAGTAAAATGGGTGTTGCGGCAATAGAAGGTTTGGACCAGGGAAAAACTGATGCTATGGTTGGCATTAGGCATCACGATATTATATTCAATAAATTTGATGATATTATGAATCAGCCAAAAGATATTCATAAAGATGATTTAAGAATTGCTAAAATTTTATCAATATAA
- a CDS encoding ROK family protein produces the protein MKVSIGIDIGGTGTKFGIVTLDGKVLYQGAIPTQTEAVFTDYIHVLSNEIRKGLDHDKHELIGIGVGAPNANYHKGTVEHAPNLRWKGILPLAKTLEDEFSVPVVVTNDANAAAVGEMIFGGAKGMKDFIVITLGTGLGAGIVCNGQLVNGANGFAGELGHTTVTYGNGRFCGCGKRGCLETYVSATGIKRTIYKLLADYTEDSALRSVSFDELSPEMITKYALKGDIIAKQAFEYTGRILGTKLADTVIHTDPEAIFIFGGLSQAGDLIFNPVKEHLELNLMPVFKGKVRVISSQLQNQSAPIIGASSLIVDKLKKDEIALIENK, from the coding sequence ATGAAAGTTAGCATTGGGATCGATATAGGAGGTACGGGAACAAAATTTGGTATTGTAACTTTGGATGGGAAAGTTTTATATCAAGGAGCAATTCCAACTCAAACAGAAGCTGTTTTTACAGATTATATTCATGTTTTGTCAAATGAAATTCGAAAAGGTTTGGATCATGACAAACATGAGTTGATTGGAATTGGAGTTGGTGCTCCAAATGCTAATTACCACAAAGGAACAGTGGAACATGCTCCCAATTTACGATGGAAAGGGATTTTACCCCTTGCTAAAACCTTGGAAGATGAGTTTTCGGTGCCAGTTGTTGTAACGAATGATGCCAATGCAGCAGCAGTAGGGGAAATGATTTTTGGAGGTGCTAAAGGAATGAAAGATTTCATTGTCATAACCTTAGGTACTGGCCTGGGTGCTGGGATTGTTTGTAATGGACAATTAGTGAATGGAGCAAATGGATTTGCAGGAGAGTTAGGGCATACTACTGTTACTTATGGAAATGGAAGGTTTTGCGGATGTGGTAAAAGAGGATGTTTGGAAACATATGTTTCTGCAACAGGAATCAAAAGAACCATTTATAAATTGCTGGCTGATTATACCGAGGATAGTGCCTTAAGATCTGTTAGTTTTGACGAATTAAGTCCTGAAATGATTACTAAATATGCATTAAAAGGCGATATTATAGCCAAGCAAGCATTTGAATATACGGGAAGGATTTTAGGGACCAAATTAGCTGATACAGTAATTCATACAGACCCCGAGGCGATATTTATATTTGGAGGACTATCTCAAGCAGGGGATTTAATTTTTAATCCAGTTAAGGAGCACTTAGAGTTAAACTTAATGCCAGTTTTTAAAGGTAAGGTAAGAGTAATCTCTTCTCAGTTGCAGAATCAATCTGCCCCTATAATTGGTGCGAGTAGCTTGATTGTTGACAAACTGAAGAAAGATGAGATAGCACTAATTGAGAATAAGTAG